A genome region from Fervidobacterium changbaicum includes the following:
- the obgE gene encoding GTPase ObgE has product MEKVGFVDVVDFYVKAGNGGNGAATFRREKYVPFGGPDGGDGGDGGYVFLVADPTISTLYPLTEKRKYFAENGENGRKKKQHGKNGKDLILRVPVGTIVRDYDTGEIIADLDEPGKYCCVARGGKGGRGNTHFKSSTNQAPKLAEKGAPGEERHILLELKLLADAGLVGYPNVGKSSIISRISNSKPKIANYHFTTLVPNLGVVVVDKPENSFVIADIPGLIKGASQGKGLGNVFLRHVERCNLIVHVVDIAGSEGRDPIQDYYDIRKELEFFSPELASKEEIVVGNKSDLLSEDELKFNIERFKEQTGKDVLPISAVTGYNLDTLKYTVWERIKESRKLLAEKIDIDKIEFVKPEPVKILLPEKVDITITRNDKGEFEVHSEYISTYLEKYKKEAKYMLEDIIELLEKNGLDEKLRKAGAKDGDTVWVEGVDFIFKE; this is encoded by the coding sequence ATGGAAAAGGTAGGATTCGTCGATGTTGTGGATTTTTATGTAAAAGCAGGTAATGGCGGAAATGGTGCAGCAACGTTTAGGCGGGAAAAGTATGTGCCGTTCGGAGGACCGGACGGCGGAGATGGTGGAGATGGTGGGTACGTTTTTCTTGTTGCAGACCCAACTATCTCCACGCTTTATCCATTGACTGAGAAGAGAAAGTACTTTGCAGAGAATGGAGAAAACGGAAGAAAGAAAAAGCAGCACGGCAAGAACGGTAAGGATTTGATTTTACGAGTTCCTGTTGGTACTATCGTGCGTGATTACGATACAGGCGAGATTATAGCAGACCTTGACGAGCCTGGGAAATATTGCTGTGTGGCGCGCGGTGGTAAGGGCGGAAGGGGTAATACGCACTTCAAATCCTCTACAAACCAGGCACCTAAGCTTGCAGAAAAGGGCGCACCCGGTGAAGAGAGACACATACTCTTGGAATTGAAGCTGCTTGCCGATGCAGGCTTGGTTGGATATCCAAATGTTGGCAAGAGTTCGATAATCTCGCGCATAAGTAATTCTAAGCCGAAGATAGCCAACTACCATTTCACAACACTGGTTCCGAACCTTGGAGTAGTTGTTGTTGATAAGCCAGAGAATTCATTTGTGATAGCTGATATTCCCGGACTGATAAAAGGAGCAAGTCAGGGTAAAGGGCTTGGAAACGTCTTTTTGAGGCACGTTGAGAGGTGTAATTTGATTGTACACGTAGTGGATATAGCAGGCAGTGAAGGAAGAGATCCTATCCAAGATTACTACGATATACGCAAAGAGCTTGAGTTCTTCAGCCCTGAACTGGCAAGTAAGGAAGAAATCGTTGTTGGGAATAAGTCTGATTTGCTCTCGGAAGACGAGCTGAAATTCAACATCGAGCGGTTCAAAGAGCAGACAGGTAAGGATGTGCTACCGATTTCAGCTGTAACGGGCTACAACCTCGATACGCTGAAGTACACGGTTTGGGAACGCATAAAGGAAAGTAGAAAGTTGCTTGCCGAGAAGATAGATATCGACAAAATCGAGTTCGTCAAGCCGGAACCTGTGAAGATATTGCTGCCTGAGAAAGTGGATATTACGATAACACGTAACGATAAGGGTGAGTTTGAAGTGCACAGCGAGTATATCTCGACTTATCTTGAAAAGTACAAGAAGGAAGCGAAGTACATGCTTGAAGATATAATCGAGCTCCTCGAGAAGAACGGCCTTGATGAGAAGTTGAGAAAGGCTGGTGCGAAAGATGGAGATACTGTATGGGTTGAAGGAGTTGATTTCATTTTCAAAGAGTGA
- a CDS encoding nicotinate-nicotinamide nucleotide adenylyltransferase produces the protein MEILYGLKELISFSKSDTAVVFGSSFNPPHIGHIVIFNYALNYFDADFYIVPTNVPPHKQIAVPFEKRFDWAVRTYEVFDGVDKAIYITDMERHIEGINYAIYNVEYFLKYYKNVILLVGEDALGNIERWYKYDELLRKCILAVYPRTRDGSLYKRGREVLGALYERVLELNFPIVEVSSSEIRRFVREGKTIAGLVPKQLEDDVRQTYINLEEGERW, from the coding sequence ATGGAGATACTGTATGGGTTGAAGGAGTTGATTTCATTTTCAAAGAGTGACACGGCGGTTGTTTTTGGCAGTTCTTTTAATCCACCACACATCGGGCATATCGTGATTTTCAACTACGCATTGAATTATTTTGATGCGGACTTTTATATCGTCCCTACGAACGTACCGCCGCACAAACAGATTGCCGTACCGTTTGAAAAGCGCTTTGATTGGGCGGTGCGAACTTACGAAGTGTTTGATGGTGTGGATAAAGCAATATATATCACCGATATGGAAAGGCATATAGAGGGAATAAATTATGCTATCTACAATGTTGAGTATTTTTTGAAATACTACAAGAACGTGATTTTGCTTGTTGGAGAAGATGCACTGGGGAATATTGAAAGATGGTACAAGTACGATGAACTTTTGAGAAAGTGCATCTTGGCGGTTTATCCAAGAACACGCGACGGAAGTCTTTACAAAAGGGGACGCGAAGTGCTTGGTGCATTGTACGAGAGAGTCTTGGAGCTGAATTTCCCGATTGTTGAGGTTTCTTCTTCGGAAATTAGAAGGTTTGTTAGGGAAGGCAAGACGATAGCAGGGTTGGTACCAAAGCAGTTAGAGGATGATGTAAGGCAGACTTATATCAACCTCGAAGAAGGGGAAAGATGGTAG
- a CDS encoding tRNA dihydrouridine synthase, producing MAVKENFLPGKVGLAPMAGVTDYPFRKICFEHGAQFGFTEMISAKSVLLNISVNEVYFPREDEKYLVGVQLFGADPVELAEAAALVQERGLWVDLNAGCPVAKVVKRGAGSGLLKDIGHLKTVVREMRKVVKRLSVKTRIGWEKDEFEKIYDALASEGVDVIFVHGRTAKQMYSGKAKWDIYNPGVVPFYISGDIYSKDDIRRAMELSNADGVIVARGAIGNPWIFSDSQPSIEERVKVILKHIDLLYQEYGKHGVVEFRKFVAGYTKDMPHAREFRNKVMKITDVAELKAAFVEYFKNISAQHKQEVV from the coding sequence ATGGCTGTCAAGGAGAATTTCTTACCAGGAAAAGTCGGGTTGGCTCCCATGGCGGGGGTTACGGATTATCCGTTTAGAAAGATATGCTTTGAGCATGGTGCACAGTTTGGTTTTACCGAGATGATCAGTGCCAAGAGCGTGCTGTTGAATATTTCTGTGAATGAAGTCTACTTCCCAAGAGAAGATGAAAAGTACTTGGTAGGTGTGCAGCTTTTCGGTGCGGATCCTGTTGAATTAGCCGAAGCTGCTGCTTTGGTGCAGGAAAGAGGGCTTTGGGTGGATCTAAACGCAGGCTGCCCCGTGGCTAAGGTTGTGAAGCGCGGTGCAGGAAGTGGACTTTTAAAAGATATCGGACATTTGAAGACGGTTGTCAGAGAAATGAGGAAGGTTGTCAAAAGGCTGAGTGTTAAGACAAGGATAGGTTGGGAAAAAGATGAGTTTGAGAAGATTTACGATGCACTTGCAAGCGAGGGTGTTGATGTGATTTTTGTGCACGGAAGGACGGCAAAGCAGATGTATTCAGGCAAAGCGAAGTGGGATATCTACAATCCGGGCGTTGTGCCATTTTATATAAGTGGGGACATTTATTCGAAAGATGATATAAGACGTGCTATGGAGCTTTCAAACGCAGACGGTGTAATCGTCGCAAGAGGTGCCATCGGTAATCCGTGGATATTTTCAGATAGTCAGCCATCTATTGAAGAAAGAGTGAAGGTTATTTTAAAACATATAGATTTGCTCTATCAAGAATACGGCAAGCACGGGGTTGTGGAATTCAGAAAGTTCGTTGCTGGATACACGAAAGACATGCCACATGCAAGGGAATTTAGAAACAAGGTGATGAAGATAACGGATGTAGCTGAATTGAAAGCTGCATTTGTTGAGTATTTTAAGAATATATCAGCTCAGCATAAGCAAGAAGTTGTTTAG
- a CDS encoding histidine phosphatase family protein, protein MGCVYLVRHGSTEWNERQLWQGVVDTELSEKGRIQAKMVAQFLKGKNVSKIFSSPMKRAYETAKIIANAIGYEGEIVTDYRLRECEIRLWNGKNFEQVLSDHHEAFNEWRTNLFSNVEGAESLGSVQERMYGFLKEMVVHYPNENVIIVSHAIALRMLIAKVLGLMPPAHLNFNLDNASLSCLIAKDGSFRVKFLNVTAEDLSF, encoded by the coding sequence ATGGGTTGCGTATACCTTGTTAGACACGGTAGTACGGAGTGGAATGAAAGGCAGTTGTGGCAAGGGGTTGTGGATACAGAGCTTTCCGAAAAAGGTCGCATCCAAGCAAAGATGGTTGCGCAGTTTTTGAAAGGCAAGAACGTCTCTAAAATTTTTTCAAGTCCGATGAAGCGTGCGTATGAGACAGCAAAGATAATAGCAAATGCGATAGGGTACGAAGGGGAGATTGTTACAGATTATAGGCTGCGTGAATGTGAGATTAGGCTTTGGAACGGGAAGAATTTCGAGCAAGTGCTTTCAGACCACCACGAAGCGTTCAATGAATGGAGGACGAACCTGTTTTCTAACGTGGAAGGTGCAGAATCACTTGGAAGTGTTCAGGAAAGGATGTACGGATTTTTGAAAGAAATGGTAGTGCATTATCCAAACGAAAATGTTATAATTGTTTCGCACGCGATAGCACTGAGGATGTTGATTGCCAAAGTGCTTGGATTGATGCCGCCTGCACACCTGAATTTCAATTTGGATAACGCGTCTTTGAGCTGTTTGATTGCTAAGGATGGTAGCTTTAGAGTGAAGTTCTTAAACGTCACTGCCGAGGACCTTTCTTTCTGA
- a CDS encoding ABC transporter ATP-binding protein: MPGSSVSIVNVDKYFGDFHVLKNINLEIRANEFFSILGPSGCGKTTLLRIIAGLEDVDDGDVLLDDKSIINLPPNKRPVNTIFQNYALFPHLNVYENIAFPLRLKKLSEGEIREKVQWLLSLTRLEEHAKKKPAQLSGGQKQRVSLARALANEPKVLLLDEPVSALDAKLRQELLIELDNLHDKVGITFIYVTHDQAEAISVSDHVAVMNNGEVVQYGTPYEIYESPADAFVATFIGESNLMKGTVKRLISESYVLVEFPTLGEIVCYRDKPVDVNDDVLVTLRPEKIRITHSRPQVPEDSFTNILHGVVDETIYMGYQTKYFVRTDGGYILRVYKQHASYLLDEKIIQWKDEVFLYWNPDDSFIVEVDKG, encoded by the coding sequence TTGCCCGGAAGTAGCGTGAGTATCGTTAATGTGGATAAGTACTTTGGGGATTTCCACGTGCTGAAGAACATAAACCTCGAGATTAGAGCAAACGAGTTCTTCTCAATTCTTGGGCCTTCCGGTTGTGGAAAGACGACACTGCTACGCATTATCGCAGGACTTGAAGATGTCGATGATGGCGATGTGCTACTCGATGATAAAAGTATCATCAATCTTCCTCCTAATAAAAGACCTGTCAATACGATATTTCAAAATTACGCACTATTTCCTCATCTGAATGTCTACGAGAATATCGCTTTCCCATTGAGACTTAAGAAACTTTCCGAGGGTGAGATAAGAGAAAAAGTTCAGTGGTTGTTATCACTCACAAGGCTTGAAGAACATGCGAAAAAGAAACCTGCCCAGTTGTCTGGTGGGCAAAAGCAGAGGGTATCGCTGGCCAGGGCACTTGCGAATGAACCAAAAGTGCTCCTTTTAGATGAACCTGTTAGTGCACTCGATGCGAAGCTCAGACAAGAGCTTCTAATCGAGCTGGACAATTTGCATGATAAGGTTGGTATCACGTTCATATACGTTACACACGACCAGGCTGAAGCGATAAGCGTTTCGGATCACGTCGCGGTGATGAACAATGGGGAGGTTGTCCAGTACGGCACGCCATACGAGATCTACGAAAGCCCTGCCGATGCGTTTGTCGCTACGTTCATAGGCGAGAGTAATTTGATGAAAGGGACTGTGAAAAGGTTGATTTCGGAAAGTTACGTGCTTGTCGAATTTCCTACACTTGGTGAGATCGTGTGTTACCGGGATAAACCGGTTGATGTGAACGATGACGTGTTAGTCACGCTTAGACCTGAAAAGATTAGAATCACTCACTCAAGACCTCAAGTGCCTGAGGATTCGTTTACGAATATTTTGCACGGCGTTGTTGACGAGACGATATACATGGGTTACCAGACGAAGTATTTTGTTAGAACGGATGGTGGGTACATACTCAGAGTCTACAAACAGCACGCAAGTTACCTGCTCGATGAGAAAATCATCCAGTGGAAAGACGAGGTTTTCCTTTACTGGAACCCGGACGATAGTTTCATCGTGGAGGTCGACAAAGGGTGA
- a CDS encoding ABC transporter permease, which translates to MRRGYDGYGLVYLFWLAVFFLVPVIVILAYSFFERDYQGGVIFKFSLEGYRDILNPNYLLVFLRTVWISLISSIVSIVIAVPVAYYIAFSKWKNLLLLLVIVPFWTNSLIRIYAWIFILGNNGIVNQFLIRMGFTESYVQFIYNNFAVVLVLVYTYLPFAILPLYSSIERLEKHIFEAAMDLGCTKRQVFFKVLLPNIRQGIVSSFVFVFIPAIGTYAVPELVGGKNSRLIGNEIARLLTTARNWPAAAAISSVLLAITIIAVIVFIFGGEKREAR; encoded by the coding sequence ATGAGAAGAGGCTACGACGGCTACGGGCTTGTTTATCTTTTTTGGCTCGCTGTGTTCTTCTTAGTTCCTGTTATAGTAATACTGGCTTACAGCTTTTTCGAAAGGGATTACCAAGGTGGTGTAATTTTCAAATTCTCACTGGAAGGCTACAGAGATATTCTCAATCCTAACTATCTTCTTGTCTTCCTCCGAACAGTTTGGATTTCGCTAATTTCCTCGATTGTATCCATTGTTATAGCTGTACCTGTAGCTTATTATATTGCATTTAGTAAATGGAAGAACCTACTGTTGCTGCTCGTTATTGTGCCGTTTTGGACGAACTCTTTGATAAGGATTTACGCGTGGATATTCATCCTTGGAAACAACGGGATTGTCAATCAGTTTCTGATAAGGATGGGATTCACTGAGTCTTACGTCCAATTTATATACAACAACTTCGCGGTTGTTCTTGTGCTTGTTTACACCTACCTACCGTTTGCAATATTGCCATTGTATTCATCTATAGAGAGACTTGAGAAGCATATATTCGAAGCGGCGATGGATTTGGGCTGTACGAAGAGGCAGGTCTTTTTCAAGGTGCTTTTACCTAATATAAGGCAGGGGATAGTTTCATCTTTTGTATTTGTGTTTATCCCCGCGATAGGGACGTACGCGGTTCCCGAGTTGGTCGGTGGGAAGAATTCCAGGTTGATTGGAAATGAAATTGCAAGGCTGCTTACTACGGCGAGAAACTGGCCTGCTGCAGCTGCGATATCTTCCGTGCTACTTGCAATCACGATAATTGCCGTAATCGTGTTTATATTCGGTGGTGAGAAACGTGAAGCCAGGTAA
- a CDS encoding ABC transporter permease: MKPGKFALVVTLIVLLFFYVPIFIVVLFSFNSSKSPEWTGFSLKWYEKLFTSSAHIWRTFMNSIIVGISSSFVGVILGTFGAVAMYMGSKKFKKLMWTTTYIPFIIPDIIIGVSLLVFFTTIHLRLSLFTIFIAHVTFSIPYTMMIILTRLQDFDKSIIEAAYDLGATRAIALWKVIIPIALPGIVAAFFMAFTLSIDDFVITFFVAGPSSTTLPLQIFSMVRFGISPVINAISTLLLAGTIFISVLLRKYVRYII; this comes from the coding sequence GTGAAGCCAGGTAAATTCGCGCTCGTAGTGACTTTGATTGTGCTGCTCTTTTTCTATGTTCCCATATTCATCGTTGTGCTCTTTTCGTTCAATTCATCTAAATCACCGGAATGGACGGGTTTCAGTTTGAAATGGTACGAAAAGCTCTTCACCTCATCTGCACATATCTGGCGCACGTTTATGAATTCCATCATCGTTGGTATCAGTTCAAGTTTTGTAGGGGTGATATTGGGGACGTTCGGTGCGGTTGCGATGTACATGGGTTCTAAGAAGTTTAAAAAGCTCATGTGGACAACCACCTACATTCCGTTCATTATTCCAGACATCATCATCGGTGTTTCTCTGCTAGTGTTTTTCACCACGATTCATCTGAGGCTCAGTTTGTTTACGATATTCATAGCGCATGTGACGTTCTCGATTCCATACACGATGATGATCATCCTTACGAGGCTTCAGGATTTTGATAAGTCGATAATTGAGGCAGCTTACGATTTAGGAGCTACGCGCGCTATCGCTCTTTGGAAGGTTATTATTCCAATAGCGCTCCCGGGAATTGTTGCCGCGTTTTTTATGGCGTTTACGCTTTCTATAGACGATTTCGTGATTACGTTCTTCGTTGCTGGCCCAAGCTCAACAACGCTGCCTTTGCAGATATTCTCGATGGTGAGGTTTGGCATCTCACCAGTGATTAACGCAATTTCAACGCTTTTGCTTGCTGGAACGATTTTCATAAGCGTTTTGCTAAGAAAGTACGTGAGGTATATAATATAA
- a CDS encoding purine-nucleoside phosphorylase — protein sequence MVQDIKTYVERVKKAAEFIKSKVAETPEVCIVLGSGLHGIADIVENPIRIPYKEIPEFPVSTAPGHKGELIFGKISGKYVALMNGRFHYYEGYHMRDVTFGVRVMQELGVKYLFLTNAAGGLNPDFEVGRPMIISDHINMMGDNPLIGPNVEEWGPRFPDMSNAYDKELRTIAKKVAEELNIPVYEGVYVAVAGPNFETPAELRMLRWMGADAVGMSTVPEVIAAAHRGTKVLAISAITDRAVPDDLKPLTAEEVLEVAHRTGQLIAKIMIKVLERI from the coding sequence ATGGTTCAGGATATTAAGACTTACGTTGAAAGAGTCAAGAAGGCAGCAGAGTTCATTAAATCTAAAGTTGCTGAGACTCCGGAAGTTTGTATCGTGCTTGGCTCTGGTCTGCATGGCATTGCAGATATAGTTGAAAACCCGATTAGGATACCATACAAAGAGATTCCCGAATTCCCAGTTTCAACTGCTCCGGGCCACAAAGGAGAGTTGATCTTCGGAAAGATCTCCGGTAAGTACGTAGCACTGATGAATGGAAGGTTCCACTACTACGAAGGCTACCACATGAGGGATGTTACCTTCGGTGTAAGGGTCATGCAGGAACTAGGCGTTAAATACTTGTTCTTAACGAACGCAGCCGGCGGTCTTAATCCAGATTTTGAGGTTGGCAGACCGATGATAATCAGCGACCATATAAATATGATGGGCGATAATCCGCTTATAGGTCCGAACGTTGAGGAATGGGGTCCAAGGTTTCCGGATATGTCAAATGCGTACGACAAAGAGCTCAGGACAATTGCTAAAAAAGTTGCAGAAGAGCTCAACATCCCGGTCTACGAAGGCGTTTACGTTGCCGTGGCAGGTCCAAATTTCGAAACACCTGCTGAACTGAGGATGCTCAGGTGGATGGGCGCTGATGCAGTTGGTATGTCGACGGTTCCTGAAGTCATCGCAGCAGCGCACAGAGGTACAAAGGTACTTGCCATTTCTGCTATCACAGATAGAGCAGTTCCGGACGATTTAAAACCACTTACAGCAGAAGAGGTTCTCGAAGTTGCACACAGGACTGGACAGCTGATAGCGAAGATAATGATTAAAGTTTTGGAAAGAATATAA
- a CDS encoding methyl-accepting chemotaxis protein codes for MSIRTRLLLLAILLVSVPLTISVLFTVVNLSRESARIENEVRKQLGDPKVIFKDFFDTFSKQLEEHINAYNEKLVAAVEKQKESVQKAFEAVYLGALEKEANSIKNVVENLIKEKVSTIENLSKVAASSKEVVNAASEKNLGLAEKRSLLNNYVERALFDYISLWTIESSEPKLKTRPFVNLGERYLVEYAYSLAPGVEATTYKDLEFANEIVDRVKKILSSPSVYSESFVFKGNKGIYFIALNPVMHPQLGNTVTGFVIATGRLADNFLDDIKRLTSAELTIYIDGKAYATTKVDENGERTLGVDEPSEDKYTFKVGTEEYLAIKSDLNVAGETLGKFEVAVRKETVSAQIEIPQPEKFQMPEIKMPEVKVSIDLNLARLVVINLIVGIAILAIALVVSVPMINSISKEIVRSSEIIEKFSNGELVSFNVKTFGEFERVINSLKRLSENLREYARDMKESSKELTSEIEQVTAIKETLENSVSRFSEFVERYITDVEDVKSKIMMLQQTVETSMESNENLSQQLSELLRDIEHAQAEILRNVALIEEMNESVNANVEVFEKFSTTVQRTIEKFASIKDSIAKIQNVASQTNLLALNAAIEAARAGEAGRGFAVVADEVMKLSVEINNLSKNLVREVDTYTNDLKELDRLYETSGEKFRRLQQAKEEFSSNYYTVIEKVQEIGTLSAQVGVQIQENNATFSQIESLMDDVSNSVISSSEQLRRFNKEFREITVVFEQLGESTEKLREIARKMENISQWFKVD; via the coding sequence ATGTCGATTCGAACTCGACTTCTTTTGTTAGCAATCTTGCTGGTATCGGTTCCATTAACGATTTCTGTTTTGTTCACTGTTGTTAATCTGTCCAGAGAGAGTGCGAGAATAGAGAACGAAGTCAGAAAGCAGTTAGGAGATCCAAAGGTCATTTTCAAAGATTTCTTCGACACGTTCTCAAAACAATTGGAGGAACACATCAATGCGTACAACGAGAAATTAGTTGCCGCTGTTGAGAAGCAAAAAGAGAGCGTTCAGAAGGCTTTTGAAGCAGTCTACCTCGGAGCACTTGAGAAAGAAGCGAATTCAATAAAGAACGTTGTTGAAAACCTGATAAAAGAGAAAGTGAGCACGATAGAAAACCTTTCTAAAGTGGCTGCAAGTTCAAAAGAAGTCGTCAATGCGGCATCTGAGAAGAATTTAGGGCTGGCAGAGAAAAGAAGCCTTCTGAACAATTATGTGGAACGCGCGTTGTTTGACTACATTTCGCTATGGACGATTGAATCATCCGAGCCGAAGTTGAAGACAAGGCCGTTTGTGAACCTAGGTGAAAGGTATCTTGTTGAGTACGCTTATTCGCTTGCACCTGGTGTTGAGGCAACGACGTATAAGGATTTAGAGTTCGCAAATGAAATCGTTGACAGGGTAAAAAAGATTCTGAGTTCACCATCTGTGTATTCGGAATCTTTTGTATTTAAAGGCAACAAGGGGATTTATTTCATCGCACTCAACCCGGTGATGCACCCGCAGTTGGGAAATACAGTTACGGGGTTTGTTATTGCAACAGGAAGGCTCGCAGATAATTTCCTGGACGATATCAAAAGACTCACAAGTGCTGAGTTAACGATTTACATTGATGGTAAGGCGTACGCAACAACAAAAGTTGATGAAAATGGCGAACGAACTTTGGGCGTAGATGAGCCGAGTGAAGATAAGTACACGTTCAAAGTAGGCACTGAAGAATACCTTGCGATTAAGAGCGACTTAAACGTTGCGGGTGAAACGTTGGGCAAGTTCGAGGTAGCGGTCAGAAAAGAGACCGTGAGTGCGCAAATCGAAATACCACAGCCGGAGAAATTCCAGATGCCTGAAATTAAGATGCCTGAAGTTAAGGTTAGTATTGATTTGAATCTTGCAAGGTTGGTTGTAATCAATTTGATTGTAGGAATTGCCATCCTTGCGATAGCACTTGTCGTTTCTGTACCTATGATCAATAGCATCTCAAAAGAAATTGTTAGGTCTTCTGAAATTATCGAAAAATTCTCTAACGGTGAGCTTGTATCGTTCAATGTAAAGACGTTTGGTGAATTTGAACGGGTTATTAATTCGCTTAAACGACTTTCAGAGAATTTGCGTGAGTACGCAAGGGATATGAAAGAAAGTTCAAAAGAACTGACAAGCGAAATCGAGCAAGTCACAGCGATTAAGGAGACTTTGGAAAACTCAGTTTCAAGGTTCAGTGAGTTTGTTGAAAGATACATAACGGATGTTGAGGATGTCAAATCGAAGATTATGATGCTCCAGCAAACCGTTGAAACGTCGATGGAAAGCAACGAGAACCTTTCACAGCAACTATCTGAGCTTTTGAGAGATATAGAACACGCTCAGGCGGAGATTTTGCGAAACGTAGCTTTGATAGAGGAGATGAATGAATCGGTCAATGCAAATGTTGAAGTCTTTGAGAAATTCAGTACCACTGTGCAAAGAACGATAGAAAAATTTGCATCTATTAAGGACTCTATTGCAAAGATTCAAAATGTCGCCTCACAGACAAACCTGCTTGCTCTGAACGCGGCAATTGAAGCTGCAAGAGCCGGGGAAGCGGGTAGAGGATTTGCGGTTGTTGCCGATGAGGTTATGAAGCTCTCTGTGGAAATCAACAACCTTTCGAAAAACCTTGTAAGAGAAGTTGATACTTACACGAACGACCTCAAGGAACTGGACAGACTCTACGAAACCTCTGGTGAGAAGTTCAGAAGGTTACAGCAAGCAAAGGAGGAATTCTCATCAAATTACTACACTGTTATCGAGAAAGTCCAAGAGATCGGCACTCTCAGTGCGCAAGTTGGGGTTCAAATCCAGGAAAATAACGCTACGTTCTCACAGATAGAATCCCTCATGGACGATGTGTCGAACTCGGTTATATCTTCTTCAGAACAGTTGCGCAGGTTCAACAAAGAGTTCAGAGAAATCACGGTGGTCTTCGAGCAGTTGGGTGAAAGTACAGAGAAATTGAGAGAGATAGCAAGAAAGATGGAGAACATCTCGCAGTGGTTCAAAGTCGATTAA
- the mnmE gene encoding tRNA uridine-5-carboxymethylaminomethyl(34) synthesis GTPase MnmE, which translates to MEILENNDDTRDTIVAIATPPGVGAIGIVRASGPHSWRILEDCVRKSIEAERRVVYGNFYDSDGNIVDEVLFVGFKGPRSYTGEDMVEVFCHGGILVTQKILEEFIKRGARLAKNGEFTRRAFLNGKIDLIKAEAILQIIEAKSEESLKLALENLKGKLSGEVSAIRKMLIDALSKIEVTIDYGDDIEIPREEIAQDVENIVKFLSEKLAHADKGIHVSTGVTLAIVGKPNVGKSTLLNRLLVEDRAIVTDIPGTTRDVIRGEIKIRGIHFVISDTAGIRETNDVVEKIGIDRAIREASQSDVVLFVLDATTGFTKDDEYIMNIIQDSNFIAVWNKTDIGNKISKVSKDGDDIYISASTGEGLRALEDKIVERVKPLVEDGHLSHVTTKRQLEHLKIVQQHLKKALEAIKSGYPVDIVSIDIRNALSELDRLLGTNFTDDLLDNIFANFCVGK; encoded by the coding sequence ATGGAAATTTTGGAGAATAATGACGATACACGCGATACAATTGTCGCAATAGCAACACCACCTGGTGTTGGTGCTATTGGTATTGTAAGAGCTTCCGGACCTCATTCGTGGCGTATTTTGGAAGACTGCGTTCGAAAAAGTATCGAAGCTGAAAGAAGAGTCGTTTACGGTAATTTCTACGATAGCGATGGAAATATCGTAGATGAGGTGCTCTTTGTCGGTTTCAAAGGACCGCGCAGTTATACAGGGGAAGATATGGTAGAGGTCTTCTGCCACGGCGGTATACTGGTTACGCAGAAGATTTTAGAAGAATTCATTAAAAGGGGAGCAAGGCTTGCTAAGAACGGTGAGTTCACAAGAAGGGCATTCTTAAACGGAAAGATAGATTTAATCAAGGCGGAAGCAATTCTGCAGATAATAGAAGCCAAAAGCGAAGAGAGTCTGAAATTGGCTTTAGAGAACTTGAAAGGCAAGTTGTCGGGAGAAGTATCGGCGATACGAAAGATGCTGATAGATGCACTTTCGAAAATAGAAGTGACGATAGATTACGGTGACGACATCGAGATTCCAAGAGAAGAGATAGCACAGGATGTGGAAAACATCGTTAAGTTTTTGTCTGAAAAGCTTGCACACGCAGACAAAGGCATCCACGTATCCACAGGTGTTACGCTTGCAATTGTTGGAAAACCGAACGTTGGAAAGAGCACGCTGCTCAACAGGCTACTTGTCGAAGATAGGGCGATTGTGACGGACATTCCCGGTACCACAAGGGATGTGATAAGAGGGGAAATAAAGATACGGGGTATCCATTTTGTCATTTCCGATACCGCTGGGATAAGGGAGACAAATGACGTTGTAGAAAAGATAGGAATCGATAGGGCGATACGAGAGGCAAGTCAGTCCGATGTGGTGTTGTTTGTGCTTGACGCGACGACCGGTTTTACGAAAGATGATGAGTACATAATGAATATAATCCAAGACAGCAACTTCATCGCTGTGTGGAATAAAACGGATATCGGAAATAAGATTTCGAAGGTCTCTAAAGATGGTGATGATATTTACATAAGCGCATCAACGGGCGAAGGGTTAAGAGCTCTTGAAGATAAGATCGTTGAACGGGTAAAACCGTTGGTAGAGGATGGACACCTGTCACACGTGACAACAAAAAGGCAGCTTGAGCATTTAAAAATAGTCCAACAGCACTTGAAAAAGGCTTTGGAAGCGATCAAGAGCGGGTACCCTGTAGATATCGTTTCGATCGATATCCGGAATGCGCTCTCCGAGCTTGATAGGCTCCTTGGAACTAACTTCACAGATGATCTACTCGACAATATATTTGCGAACTTCTGTGTCGGTAAGTAA